One stretch of Malus domestica chromosome 14, GDT2T_hap1 DNA includes these proteins:
- the LOC114821116 gene encoding ABC transporter C family member 10-like produces MGEGFWILFCSSSNCSTESRTECTSGFLSFIDPDSCLNNIFIIAVDILLLFILLCFFIYRISAKKITAPSDSHTFYSLSIVSASLNPGLALAYLGFGIWKIVDKVNTSQTVLPLHGWLVLFFQGFTWLLLSLTITLKKPHFPHIMITKAFSILAFLLAAFVCSSSIWEAVVDEAVTVNVVLNILYFPGSILLLFSAFQGSNIFAKGDLELHDDAFYTPLQGEESDVRDQICSNDNVTPFAKARLFSILSFWWLNPLMKKGKKKLLQNEDIPQLRQADQAQTWYLIFTEQLIKRKKRDSSDNPSVLYIIFFCQRKAILVSGLFALIKILTLSSGPLFLMAFINVVEGNAAFKYEGYVLTLGLFIVKILESLSERQWHFRTRLIGLQVRSVVTAAIYRKQLRLSNSAKMTYSPGEIVNYVTVDAYKIGDFPFWFHQLWSTSLQLCLSLLIVYFSVGLATVAALTVLILTVVASCPLTKLQHKYQKKLMAAQNRRLKAITEALTNMKILKLYSWETNFKKVIEGLRTEEMKWLTQVLRQKGYYTVLFWSSPILVAAVTFWTCYFLGFTLSSVNVFTFLATMRIVQEPIRVIPDVFGAFIEAKISLSRIVKFLDEPELENRHTRKYSNGRVVEHSIYIISSEISWDRSSYTRPTLRNINLVVEPGDKVAICGEVGSGKSTILAAILGEVPRINGTVQVYGKIAYVSQSAWIQTGTLKGRTQTLQENILFGSTMDHIRYQQTLEKCSLVKDLEMLSFGDLTQIGERGVNLSGGQKQRIQLARALYQNADVYLLDDPFSAVDAHTATSLFNEYVMGALAKKTVLLVTHQVDFLPAFNSILLMNSGQILRAAPYEELLASCPEFQDLINAHDDTAVSETQVEHASTGKHKLATEEIEKVNTELPLRESSGDQLIKQEERETGDTGFKPYIQYLKPSKGFLYFSVCILLYSMFIVGQLIQYYWLASKLQDSSMSRVKLFTVYSVIMCIMALALFIRSFFIVYLGCGASRSIFETLLNSLFRAPILFYDSTPVGRILSRVSTDMNIIDLEVAFKFIIAVGGTLNTYSIFLVLVFRTWPVVFLIIPTICVTIVLQNYYFASAKELIRMNGTTKSALVSHLAESNAGALTIRAFGEEDRFLSKTLELIDANASMDFNSFSANEWLRGRLELVCAIVLSASAFAITLIRFKASSSGFVGMTLSYGLSLNVYVVHAVQYQCMLANAIISVERVEQYMHIPSEAPEIIEDNRPVHNWPTVGKVEVCDLKVRYRPNAPLVLHGIDCTIEGGDKIGIVGRTGSGKTTLISVLFRLVEPTEGKVFVDDYDICTIGLHDLRSRLGIIPQDPTLFSGSVRFNLDPLSKHTDNQIWEVLDKCQLREAIQQKEDGLDSLVVQDGANWSMGQRQLFCLGRALLKRSRILVLDEATASMDNTTDSILQKTIRTEFADCTVITVAHRIPTVMDCTKVLAISDGRLVEYDEPTELMKNEGSLFGQLVKEYWSRAANAGIHSEDRIN; encoded by the exons ATGGGGGAGGGTTTCTGGATCTTATTCTGCAGCAGTTCCAACTGTTCCACTGAGTCCAGAACTGAATGCACTTCCGGCTTTTTATCCTTCATCGATCCAGATTCGTGTCTCAACAATATTTTTATCATAGCAGTTGATATCTTGCTCCTATTTATCTTGTTATGTTTCTTCATATATAGAATATCAGCAAAGAAGATTACAGCACCATCAGACTCTCACACCTTCTATTCACTGTCAATTGTCTCGGCCAGCCTTAATCCGGGTTTGGCTTTGGCCTACTTGGGGTTTGGGATATGGAAAATCGTTGACAAAGTTAATACCAGTCAGACAGTTTTACCTCTCCATGGATGGCTAGTCTTGTTCTTTCAAGGGTTCACATGGTTGCTTCTGAGTTTAACCATAACCCTAAAGAAGCCACACTTTCCACATATTATGATAACGAAAGCTTTTTCGATTCTTGCCTTCTTGCTTGCAGCTTTTGTTTGCAGTTCATCAATTTGGGAAGCTGTCGTGGATGAGGCAGTAACCGTTAATGTtgttttaaacattttatatttccCCGGGTCAATACTCTTGCTCTTTAGTGCATTTCAGGgaagcaatatatttgcaaaagGTGATCTAGAACTGCATGATGATGCTTTCTACACACCTTTGCAAGGGGAGGAATCGGATGTCAGAGATCAAATCTGCTCAAATGACAACGTCACCCCTTTTGCAAAAGCCAGGTTATTTAGTATATTGTCATTTTGGTGGTTGAATCCATTGATGAAGAAAGGCAAGAAAAAGCTTCTTCAGAATGAAGATATTCCACAACTGCGACAAGCTGATCAAGCGCAAACGTGGTACTTAATATTTACGGAGCAGttgatcaaaagaaagaaaagagattcATCTGATAACCCTTCCGTTTTGTACATTATTTTCTTCTGCCAGAGGAAAGCTATTTTGGTGTCGGGGCTCTTTGCACTGATCAAGATTCTAACCCTGAGTAGTGGTCCATTGTTTCTTATGGCCTTCATTAATGTTGTTGAAGGTAATGCAGCTTTTAAATATGAGGGTTATGTGCTAACTCTAGGTCTCTTCATCGTGAAAATCTTGGAGTCACTGTCGGAGAGGCAATGGCACTTTAGAACTAGATTGATTGGGCTCCAAGTAAGATCAGTGGTTACTGCAGCAATATATCGGAAGCAACTACGACTCTCAAATTCGGCCAAGATGACTTACTCTCCTGGTGAGATAGTGAATTATGTAACGGTGGATGCTTACAAAATTGGCGATTTTCCATTCTGGTTTCATCAGTTATGGTCCACAAGCCTTCAGCTGTGTCTTTCATTACTTATTGTTTACTTTTCTGTCGGGCTGGCAACCGTTGCAGCTCTAACTGTACTTATATTGACTGTGGTGGCAAGCTGTCCCTTAACGAAGTTGCAGCACAAGTACCAAAAAAAGCTCATGGCAGCACAAAATAGGAGGCTCAAGGCTATTACCGAAGCACTTACGAATATGAAGATCTTGAAGCTGTATTCTTGGGAGACAAATTTCAAGAAGGTTATTGAAGGGTTAAGAACAGAAGAAATGAAATGGTTAACTCAAGTATTGAGACAAAAGGGGTATTATACAGTTTTGTTTTGGTCATCTCCTATTTTGGTCGCTGCAGTTACTTTCTGGACATGCTACTTCCTTGGATTTACACTCTCATCTGTtaatgtttttacttttctagcAACGATGCGTATTGTTCAGGAGCCCATTAGGGTGATCCCAGATGTTTTTGGAGCATTTATTGAAGCAAAAATTTCATTATCTCGGATTGTGAAGTTTCTTGATGAACCGGAGTTGGAGAACAGACATACAAGGAAATACAGCAATGGAAGAGTGGTTGAGCATTCCATTTACATTATATCCTCCGAAATTTCATGGGATAGGTCTAGTTATACAAGGCCTACATTAAGGAACATAAATTTGGTGGTTGAACCCGGAGACAAAGTAGCAATTTGTGGAGAGGTTGGCTCCGGTAAATCAACCATTTTAGCTGcaattcttggagaagttccaCGCATCAATGGCACT GTTCAAGTATATGGGAAGATAGCATATGTTTCTCAGTCTGCATGGATCCAAACAGGAACtctaaaaggtcgtaccca gacTCTACAGGAAAATATTCTTTTTGGATCCACCATGGATCACATTAGATACCAACAAACGCTTGAGAAGTGTTCCCTAGTAAAGGATCTTGAAATGCTTTCGTTTGGTGATCTAACTCAGATAGGAGAGAGAGGTGTCAATCTAAGTGGTGGGCAGAAGCAGCGCATTCAACTTGCACGTGCACTCTATCAAAATGCTGATGTCTACCTCTTGGATGACCCTTTCAGTGCAGTTGACGCTCATACTGCGACCAGCCTATTCAAT GAATATGTCATGGGAGCGCTTGCTAAGAAGACTGTTTTGCTAGTGACACACCAAGTTGACTTCCTTCCAGCATTTAATTCGATATTG TTGATGAATTCAGGGCAAATTTTAAGAGCAGCTCCTTACGAAGAGTTGCTAGCGTCTTGTCCAGAGTTCCAAGACCTCATCAATGCACACGATGACACTGCTGTTTCTGAGACGCAAGTTGAACATGCTTCTACCGGAAAACATAAATTAGCCACGGAGGAGATTGAGAAAGTTAACACTGAGTTACCTCTAAGGGAATCTTCAGGAGACCAATTGATTAagcaagaagagagagaaacaggAGACACTGGTTTTAAGCCATACATCCAGTATTTGAAGCCGAGCAAGGGATTTTTGTACTTCTCTGTGTGCATCCTTCTCTACTCAATGTTCATAGTTGGGCAACTAATTCAATATTATTGGTTGGCTTCGAAACTTCAGGATTCAAGCATGTCAAGAGTAAAACTCTTCACTGTTTATTCTGTGATCATGTGTATCATGGCACTTGCTTTGTTCATTCGATCTTTCTTTATAGTCTACTTAGGATGCGGGGCATCAAGATCCATTTTTGAAACCCTATTGAACTCTCTTTTCCGAGCACCAATACTGTTTTATGACTCAACACCCGTGGGAAGGATACTTAGTCGG GTATCTACTGATATGAATATCATTGACCTTGAAGTGGCTTTCAAGTTTATCATTGCGGTTGGGGGAACTTTGAACACATATAGCATATTTTTAGTATTGGTTTTTCGTACTTGGCCAGTCGTGTTTCTGATTATTCCCACAATTTGTGTTACTATAGTCTTACAG AATTACTACTTTGCTTCGGCAAAAGAGTTGATACGAATGAATGGTACAACCAAGTCTGCCCTTGTAAGCCACCTTGCCGAATCTAATGCTGGAGCCCTGACTATCAGAGCGTTTGGAGAGGAGGATCGGTTCCTCTCAAAAACGTTGGAGCTTATTGATGCAAATGCTAGCATGGACTTCAATAGTTTTTCTGCAAATGAGTGGTTGAGAGGACGTCTTGAGTTGGTATGCGCTATTGTTCTCTCAGCCTCAGCATTTGCCATTACTTTGATTCGATTCAAGGCTTCTTCGTCTG GATTTGTTGGCATGACGCTATCCTATGGTCTCTCATTGAATGTATATGTCGTACATGCTGTCCAATATCAGTGCATGCTTGCAAATGCAATCATTTCTGTGGAAAGGGTAGAACAATACATGCATATTCCTAGTGAAGCTCCAGAAATAATAGAAGACAATCGACCTGTGCACAATTGGCCTACTGTTGGTAAAGTGGAAGTATGCGATTTAAAG GTAAGGTACAGGCCAAATGCTCCACTAGTTCTTCATGGGATAGATTGCACAATTGAAGGAGGGGACAAAATTGGGATTGTTGGCCGGACTGGAAGTGGAAAGACTACTCTTATCAGTGTTCTGTTTCGTCTGGTAGAGCCTACAGAAGGAAAGGTTTTTGTAGATGACTATGACATTTGTACAATTGGACTTCATGATTTAAGATCACGCCTCGGGATCATCCCACAAGATCCGACATTATTCAGTGGGTCTGTGAGATTCAATCTAGACCCCTTATCTAAGCATACTGATAACCAAATATGGGAG GTTCTTGACAAATGTCAGTTGCGAGAAGCCATTCAACAAAAAGAAGACGGCCTGGATTCTTTAG TTGTACAAGATGGAGCAAACTGGAGCATGGGGCAGCGACAACTGTTCTGTTTGGGACGTGCCTTGTTGAAGAGGAGCCGGATACTGGTGCTCGATGAAGCCACTGCATCAATGGACAATACAACGGACTCTATTCTGCAGAAAACTATAAGAACAGAATTTGCAGACTGCACCGTAATAACCGTGGCTCATAGGATCCCAACCGTGATGGACTGTACGAAAGTGCTTGCTATTAGTGATG
- the LOC114821114 gene encoding ABC transporter C family member 10-like, whose product MQMLAPTSIVFSANEWLRGRLELVCTIVLSASAFAVTLIRFKASSSGFIGMILSYGLSLKVFVVIAVQYQCMLANAIISVERVEQYMHIPSEALEVIEDNRPAHEWPTVGKVEILDLKVRYKPNAPLVLRGINCTIEGGDKIGIVGRTGNGKTTLISVVFHLVEPTEGKVIVDDYDICTIGLHDLRSRFGVIPQDPTLFSGSVRFNLDPLSRHTDNQIWAVLDKCRLREAIQEKRRRPGFFSCTRWNKLEHGAVTTILFGTCFVEEEPDTGAR is encoded by the exons ATGCAAATGCTAGCACCGACTTCAATAGTTTTTTCTGCAAATGAGTGGTTGAGAGGACGTCTTGAGTTGGTATGCACTATTGTTCTCTCAGCCTCAGCATTTGCCGTTACTTTGATTCGATTCAAGGCTTCTTCGTCTG GATTTATTGGCATGATACTATCTTATGGTCTGTCATTGAAAGTATTTGTTGTAATCGCTGTCCAATATCAGTGCATGCTTGCAAATGCCATCATATCTGTAGAAAGGGTAGAACAATACATGCATATTCCTAGCGAAGCTCTAGAAGTAATAGAAGACAACCGACCTGCGCACGAGTGGCCTACTGTTGGTAAAGTGGAAATACTCGATTTAAAG GTAAGGTACAAGCCAAATGCTCCGCTAGTTCTTCGTGGGATAAATTGCACAATTGAAGGAGGGGACAAAATTGGGATTGTTGGCCGGACTGGAAATGGAAAGACAACTCTTATCAGCGTTGTGTTTCATCTGGTAGAGCCGACAGAAGGAAAGGTTATTGTAGATGACTATGACATTTGCACAATTGGACTTCATGATTTAAGATCACGTTTTGGGGTCATCCCACAAGATCCGACTCTATTCAGTGGGTCTGTGAGATTCAATCTAGACCCCTTATCTAGGCATACTGATAACCAAATATGGGCG GTGCTCGACAAATGTCGGTTGCGAGAAGCCATTCAAGAAAAAAGAAGACGGCCTGGATTCTTTAG TTGTACAAGATGGAACAAACTGGAGCATGGGGCAGTGACAACTATTCTGTTTGGGACGTGCTTTGTTGAAGAGGAGCCGGATACTGGCGCTCGATGA